The following proteins are encoded in a genomic region of Thermodesulfobacteriota bacterium:
- a CDS encoding formyltransferase family protein gives MNKPEVELIYKPASKPMSVAVFLSGSGTNFIAIYEEQKRLEKMGDNHFGRIDLVFTNVPGCKGAQIAEEYGVLVADLSSKKFFELIGKDPNDEKARSYYDAAVISLVESMCRPDLIVLAGYRRRLSSLFLNRYRNKVINLYPGDITKEYLVKGVDASVQALRAGERSIKATVYLQRENERFGPSILQSKPIFLEGYSESDKDALNEKIREQAEWTIFPYAVHKLIASGTLAVDGEDNIYLNGVKIERAGLQQGA, from the coding sequence ATGAATAAACCTGAAGTAGAGTTAATCTACAAACCAGCTAGTAAGCCGATGAGTGTTGCAGTGTTTTTGTCGGGCTCGGGGACAAATTTTATTGCTATTTACGAAGAGCAAAAAAGGCTCGAAAAAATGGGCGATAACCACTTCGGCAGGATTGATCTCGTATTCACAAATGTCCCCGGCTGCAAAGGTGCACAGATTGCAGAGGAATACGGGGTCTTAGTAGCAGACTTAAGTTCAAAGAAGTTTTTTGAGTTAATAGGAAAAGACCCAAATGATGAGAAGGCTCGTAGCTACTATGATGCGGCTGTTATCTCTTTAGTAGAATCTATGTGTCGCCCGGACTTGATAGTTCTGGCCGGATATAGAAGACGTTTGAGCTCTTTGTTTCTAAATAGATATAGAAACAAAGTAATAAATCTCTACCCTGGTGATATTACTAAAGAATATTTAGTCAAAGGAGTTGATGCTTCAGTTCAGGCACTTAGAGCTGGGGAGCGGTCAATTAAAGCAACTGTATATCTCCAAAGAGAAAATGAGCGTTTTGGCCCTTCGATTCTTCAGTCCAAACCAATATTCCTTGAAGGTTATAGCGAATCTGACAAAGATGCATTGAATGAAAAAATTAGAGAACAGGCAGAATGGACAATTTTTCCTTATGCCGTCCATAAGCTAATTGCCAGCGGCACTTTGGCAGTAGATGGTGAAGATAATATTTATTTAAATGGCGTAAAGATTGAGCGTGCCGGGCTTCAGCAAGGCGCATAA
- a CDS encoding phosphatidate cytidylyltransferase — protein MSNPVQRLLTAIIAVPIMYVIFLIGGLLYLLFFLAIILVGQLEYQKLLESKSLPNEKILGIISSLLLGLSAYLGYYYFTFCFTVVVLVILILDLRKGDFSQTVTNIGATLFGVIYLGWLLGHAVLLRNINQYENIREFSLNTLGLVDPGFFLVVFAVACTFLNDTGAYYTGKMIGKRKLAPKISPGKTIEGTIGGIVVCILTGLVVNYLFGSPLSSDWTIAFALIVAIAAILGDLVESSIKRGAGIKDSGDIVPGHGGVLDRFDSLIFVFPVSYYFIIIYYSIHGVL, from the coding sequence ATGAGTAACCCAGTTCAAAGACTGCTTACAGCAATAATTGCCGTGCCTATCATGTATGTTATTTTTTTGATAGGTGGGCTTTTATACCTTCTTTTTTTCCTAGCTATTATTCTGGTAGGCCAGCTTGAATATCAAAAACTACTTGAATCAAAGAGTCTTCCGAATGAAAAAATCCTTGGAATTATATCATCTCTTCTTTTGGGACTGTCCGCGTATCTGGGCTACTACTACTTTACTTTCTGCTTTACAGTTGTTGTATTAGTAATACTAATATTAGACCTAAGAAAAGGTGATTTTAGTCAGACAGTAACCAATATAGGTGCCACTCTCTTTGGAGTTATCTATTTAGGTTGGCTCCTGGGGCACGCTGTGCTGCTGCGCAATATTAATCAGTATGAGAATATAAGAGAATTCTCGCTTAATACGCTCGGTCTAGTTGATCCAGGCTTTTTCTTAGTCGTATTTGCAGTAGCATGCACTTTTTTAAACGATACCGGCGCCTACTATACTGGGAAAATGATCGGCAAGCGCAAACTGGCGCCTAAGATAAGCCCAGGCAAAACAATAGAAGGAACAATTGGCGGTATAGTGGTATGCATACTCACGGGCCTAGTTGTAAATTATCTATTTGGAAGTCCTCTAAGCTCTGATTGGACCATAGCCTTTGCGCTCATAGTAGCCATTGCTGCAATACTTGGCGACTTAGTAGAATCGTCAATTAAACGAGGCGCTGGGATTAAAGATTCAGGTGATATTGTTCCTGGACACGGCGGGGTCCTAGATCGCTTTGACAGTCTTATTTTTGTATTTCCAGTCTCATATTACTTTATTATTATTTACTACAGTATTCATGGCGTTTTATAG
- a CDS encoding ABC transporter permease has product MTNPHSHINTPSLESIKEDGSTLRLKIKGSLNAFTTASIWKESISELKKSTPRMLILDGSEIDYCDASGIAYITDLRIRQDESGGSYKVQGLSEDIEKLYKLFDPKDFEQPQDEDAEIKENEVEKAGRFGYAAWEEIKINIIFTGRVTVALIKAILNPAKIRWRDVFVTAEKFGANALFIIALVNFLVGLVIAFQSAIPMKTYGAQIFVADLLVIAYFKELGPLMTAFVVNGRSGSAFAAELGTMKVNEELDALDTMGLDPVPFLVVPKVIASIFMLPLLTVFGNLFGLIGGMVVMFSLGFTFQTYLNQLTTAATYGMLIAGLFKTLFFAVIIAGVGCLAGMRASKGPSAVGDAATKAVVAGIVLMIVVDGIFGVIYYILGV; this is encoded by the coding sequence ATGACTAATCCCCACTCACATATTAATACTCCCTCTCTTGAAAGTATTAAAGAGGATGGATCCACTCTTAGACTTAAGATAAAAGGCTCTTTAAATGCCTTTACTACTGCTAGTATCTGGAAAGAAAGCATATCTGAACTCAAGAAATCCACTCCGCGCATGCTCATTTTAGACGGCTCTGAGATAGATTACTGCGACGCTTCAGGCATTGCGTACATAACAGATCTTCGGATCCGACAGGATGAGTCAGGAGGGAGTTACAAAGTCCAGGGACTTTCAGAAGACATAGAGAAACTCTATAAACTTTTTGATCCAAAAGACTTTGAACAACCGCAAGATGAAGATGCCGAGATTAAAGAAAATGAAGTAGAAAAAGCCGGAAGGTTTGGATACGCCGCCTGGGAAGAAATAAAGATCAACATTATATTCACAGGACGAGTTACAGTAGCCCTTATAAAGGCTATTTTAAATCCTGCAAAAATAAGATGGAGAGACGTATTTGTAACTGCTGAAAAATTTGGCGCCAACGCACTTTTTATAATAGCCTTAGTAAATTTCCTGGTCGGGCTCGTTATCGCGTTTCAGTCTGCCATACCTATGAAAACTTATGGAGCTCAGATATTCGTAGCAGACCTTTTAGTTATTGCTTACTTTAAAGAACTTGGACCACTCATGACAGCATTTGTAGTAAACGGCAGAAGCGGCTCAGCATTTGCTGCAGAGCTTGGCACTATGAAAGTAAATGAAGAGCTCGACGCTCTTGATACAATGGGACTTGATCCTGTTCCTTTTTTAGTTGTTCCTAAGGTGATTGCATCTATATTTATGCTTCCGCTACTTACTGTGTTTGGAAACCTATTCGGACTCATAGGCGGAATGGTAGTTATGTTTTCGCTAGGGTTTACATTTCAAACCTACTTAAATCAACTAACGACTGCGGCTACATATGGAATGCTTATTGCCGGTCTGTTTAAGACACTATTCTTTGCAGTGATAATTGCCGGGGTAGGTTGCCTTGCGGGAATGAGAGCTTCTAAAGGGCCTTCTGCTGTTGGAGACGCTGCAACTAAAGCAGTTGTGGCAGGAATTGTGCTAATGATAGTTGTAGACGGCATATTTGGGGTTATTTACTACATTTTGGGAGTATAA
- a CDS encoding ATP-binding cassette domain-containing protein produces MAETIINVTNFTAAYGDNVIIDDISFDVLKGEKFVILGGSGCGKTTLLKHLIGLYRPKKGNILIEGANIATAEGNERIEILKNIGVAYQLGALFGSMSVIENVMLPLEQYTELSKESRELIAKMKLNLVGLGGSEDKSPSELSGGMIKRAALARAMALDPDILFLDEPSAGLDPITSAELDELINQLAKSLGVTFVIVTHELNSIYNIADRVIMLDKSIKGIIAEGKPDYLRDNSDIPVVQKFFKRQTDEQLGI; encoded by the coding sequence ATGGCAGAGACTATAATAAACGTTACAAATTTTACTGCTGCTTACGGTGATAATGTCATCATAGATGATATAAGCTTTGATGTTCTTAAAGGCGAGAAGTTCGTTATTCTAGGAGGCTCGGGCTGCGGCAAAACAACACTTTTAAAACATTTAATTGGGCTTTACCGTCCAAAAAAGGGAAATATTCTAATAGAAGGCGCTAACATCGCTACTGCAGAGGGAAATGAGAGGATAGAGATACTAAAAAACATCGGCGTTGCATATCAGCTAGGCGCTCTATTTGGATCAATGAGCGTTATAGAAAACGTAATGCTGCCGCTTGAGCAGTACACAGAGCTTAGCAAAGAATCTAGAGAGCTAATTGCAAAAATGAAGCTTAACTTAGTTGGCCTTGGAGGCTCAGAGGATAAAAGTCCATCAGAGCTTAGCGGAGGCATGATAAAAAGAGCTGCGCTTGCAAGGGCAATGGCTCTTGATCCTGATATTTTATTTCTAGATGAGCCCTCCGCAGGACTTGATCCGATTACATCCGCGGAGCTGGATGAGCTAATAAATCAGCTCGCAAAAAGCCTTGGTGTAACTTTTGTAATTGTAACTCATGAACTAAACAGTATTTACAATATCGCTGATAGGGTTATTATGCTAGATAAGAGTATTAAAGGAATAATTGCGGAAGGTAAGCCTGATTACTTAAGAGATAACTCTGATATACCGGTAGTACAGAAATTTTTTAAACGTCAAACGGATGAACAGTTAGGAATATAA
- a CDS encoding MlaD family protein, whose amino-acid sequence MGQKPNFFKIGLFVILGSLVLATAIIVFGAGKFFEEKYIVETYFDQSVQGLEVGAALKFQGVQVGNISEIGFVFQEYDTDYQYVIVRAQIYPNRGRHKGKPKMFIDDTDRQRGLDKMIEKGLRLQLASQGVTGIAFLNAVYLDPELYPPLNIDWVPAHPYIPSAPGTIEQITQTIEKLTKTIESIDFKEISDDVENLVVTLNMAVKQADIPQVSKDFQHLLKSLDKAVTNTDKIIQSKDLKQTLANISQTTEELKATLRRTDRLIQNREHNVETILQNVERISEDVREFMVTVRRYPSWVLFGEPPPHLGHDENKEDNQK is encoded by the coding sequence ATGGGCCAGAAACCTAACTTTTTTAAAATTGGACTCTTTGTAATACTAGGATCATTGGTACTTGCAACAGCCATAATAGTATTTGGTGCAGGCAAGTTCTTTGAAGAGAAATATATAGTCGAAACATACTTTGACCAGTCCGTTCAGGGACTCGAAGTAGGTGCAGCGCTTAAGTTCCAGGGAGTACAGGTCGGTAATATTAGCGAGATAGGATTTGTTTTCCAGGAATATGATACAGATTACCAATATGTGATCGTCAGAGCACAAATCTATCCTAACCGAGGCCGCCACAAAGGTAAGCCTAAGATGTTTATTGACGACACTGATAGACAAAGAGGGCTTGATAAAATGATTGAAAAGGGGCTTAGGCTTCAGCTAGCCTCTCAGGGTGTAACGGGAATCGCATTTTTAAATGCTGTGTATCTAGACCCTGAGCTTTACCCGCCGCTAAATATTGATTGGGTGCCGGCACATCCATATATTCCATCTGCCCCAGGAACAATTGAGCAAATAACCCAGACTATTGAAAAACTAACTAAAACAATTGAGAGCATTGATTTTAAGGAAATTTCAGACGACGTGGAAAATCTTGTGGTCACTCTGAATATGGCTGTTAAACAGGCCGATATTCCTCAGGTTAGTAAAGATTTCCAGCATCTTCTTAAATCTCTTGATAAAGCTGTAACCAATACAGATAAAATTATTCAAAGTAAGGACCTTAAACAAACGCTGGCTAATATATCTCAAACTACGGAAGAGCTGAAAGCTACTTTGAGACGTACTGACCGCCTTATTCAAAATAGAGAACACAATGTAGAGACTATTCTGCAAAACGTTGAACGTATATCAGAAGACGTAAGGGAGTTTATGGTAACGGTAAGAAGATATCCTTCTTGGGTACTTTTCGGCGAGCCGCCGCCTCACTTAGGGCATGATGAAAACAAGGAGGACAATCAGAAATAA
- a CDS encoding YdgA family protein: MRAILVIILVLLIAVVLAPFWFGQKAEDEYNKLLDTVSEVQGLEITSRSYNKGWLKSSAQVSYQVEYGSDESIKVLADDTIYHGPIPIGLIGKGKLMLKPVMAVIESKAELKTDSTQEYAEIINALPPLSAETTIDLNGSGTYESKFDSIDITTKDNRTIKWSGLDGLGSFTLNPKKASSVFNSSEFMIEDDNAIVTIKDINMESDLLYPTSDLKNPLGNININFGELSSEGKNDEGPNKVVLNNFEINASTDQEAQLLNHSHSVSFDELIVTDTSYGPGDYEMEIRNIDKKAMEVLQDALAENYSDIDNSDQSNQLFLAQVMTVLPDLLKNSPEIEITKLSITTNEGEISGHAIISADGNSLDNPELAANPIFLLAAVSAEADLSVTKALFDNLLKDYKIEEIIDELNQSDEEIPGAKELEILANDRAQSEIAELLEADVLVLENGKYRIQASYRVGQVNLNGNILDLGSLMNQF, from the coding sequence ATGAGAGCAATATTAGTAATAATTTTAGTGTTATTAATAGCTGTAGTACTAGCGCCTTTTTGGTTCGGCCAAAAAGCTGAAGACGAATATAACAAACTCTTAGACACTGTCTCGGAAGTACAAGGCCTGGAAATTACCAGCAGGAGTTACAACAAAGGGTGGCTTAAATCATCGGCGCAAGTGTCTTATCAAGTTGAATACGGTAGTGATGAAAGCATAAAAGTTCTGGCAGATGATACAATATATCACGGCCCTATACCGATAGGACTTATAGGCAAAGGAAAACTAATGTTAAAACCAGTAATGGCAGTAATAGAATCAAAGGCTGAGCTTAAAACGGACTCTACCCAAGAATATGCTGAGATAATAAACGCTCTTCCGCCTCTTAGTGCGGAAACTACTATTGATTTAAATGGATCGGGGACTTATGAAAGCAAATTTGACAGCATAGATATAACAACCAAAGACAACAGAACAATAAAATGGTCAGGACTTGATGGCCTTGGGAGTTTTACTTTAAACCCTAAAAAGGCCTCCTCGGTGTTTAATTCTTCAGAGTTTATGATCGAAGATGATAATGCAATCGTCACTATAAAAGATATTAATATGGAATCAGATTTACTATATCCAACCTCAGATTTAAAAAATCCTTTGGGCAATATAAATATAAATTTTGGAGAACTTAGCTCTGAGGGGAAAAACGATGAAGGACCAAATAAAGTAGTTCTTAACAATTTTGAGATTAATGCCTCTACAGATCAAGAGGCGCAGCTTCTAAATCATAGTCACAGTGTTAGCTTTGATGAGCTTATAGTTACTGACACCAGCTATGGCCCGGGCGACTATGAGATGGAAATAAGGAATATAGACAAAAAGGCTATGGAAGTGTTGCAAGACGCACTTGCAGAGAATTACAGTGATATTGATAACAGTGATCAGTCAAATCAGCTTTTTTTAGCACAAGTTATGACAGTGCTGCCGGATTTACTTAAAAACTCACCTGAGATAGAGATTACAAAACTCTCAATTACAACAAATGAGGGAGAGATAAGCGGACATGCTATTATTTCAGCAGATGGTAATAGTTTAGATAATCCCGAGCTTGCTGCTAACCCAATATTCCTTTTGGCCGCTGTATCCGCCGAGGCAGATCTTAGCGTAACTAAAGCTCTTTTCGATAACCTTCTAAAGGACTATAAGATTGAAGAGATCATTGATGAGTTAAACCAAAGTGACGAAGAAATACCCGGCGCGAAGGAACTTGAAATCTTGGCAAATGATAGGGCGCAGTCAGAAATTGCAGAGTTACTCGAGGCAGACGTGCTTGTGCTTGAGAATGGAAAATATAGAATTCAAGCAAGCTACAGAGTAGGCCAGGTTAATCTTAACGGTAATATTTTGGATTTAGGATCTCTTATGAATCAGTTTTAA
- a CDS encoding oxaloacetate decarboxylase, whose translation MTKGNKLREILSEPGILVLPGVHDCLSVKLTEKIGFKVAFTSGFGISASMLGKPDFGFLNATEMLWSVSRIISSVDIPVVVDIDTGYGNALNVMSTVSEVVKIGGAGIILEDQDWPKKCGHFDGKSVISMSEHVEKIHAAKEARKDSGLIIIGRTDSRASLGLDEAIKRGNSYYEAGADIVFIEAPQSKEELKEIASAFSDDVPLFANMVEGGKTPFLSSTELEELGYKIVVYPLAGLFSATKALESCFNHLKENGTTLGFEDMLDFKEFEDVIDTPSYRELESKFKTDS comes from the coding sequence ATGACTAAAGGCAATAAATTAAGAGAAATCCTATCCGAGCCCGGAATATTGGTGCTTCCCGGCGTGCATGACTGTCTTAGTGTTAAACTCACAGAAAAAATCGGGTTTAAAGTAGCATTCACAAGCGGCTTTGGGATATCGGCCTCTATGCTAGGAAAGCCTGATTTCGGTTTCTTAAACGCAACCGAGATGCTATGGAGCGTAAGCAGAATAATCAGCTCAGTTGATATACCGGTAGTTGTAGATATTGATACAGGATACGGAAACGCTCTAAACGTTATGAGCACTGTGTCAGAGGTGGTCAAAATCGGCGGAGCAGGAATAATCCTGGAGGATCAAGATTGGCCCAAAAAGTGCGGTCACTTTGATGGAAAGAGCGTAATCTCAATGTCTGAGCATGTAGAGAAGATTCACGCTGCTAAAGAGGCCCGAAAAGACTCTGGGCTAATAATTATCGGACGCACGGACTCAAGAGCCTCATTGGGCCTAGATGAGGCAATAAAAAGAGGTAACTCTTACTATGAAGCTGGGGCAGATATTGTATTTATAGAGGCTCCTCAGAGTAAGGAAGAACTAAAAGAGATAGCCTCAGCCTTTAGTGATGACGTTCCTTTATTCGCAAATATGGTAGAGGGAGGAAAAACACCTTTTCTTAGTTCCACAGAGCTTGAGGAGCTTGGATATAAAATTGTTGTATACCCTCTTGCTGGTCTGTTCTCTGCAACTAAAGCGCTTGAAAGCTGTTTTAATCACCTAAAAGAAAACGGTACTACGCTAGGTTTTGAAGATATGCTTGATTTTAAGGAATTTGAGGATGTGATTGATACACCCTCATATAGAGAGCTTGAGTCTAAATTTAAAACTGATTCATAA